A window from Amblyomma americanum isolate KBUSLIRL-KWMA chromosome 7, ASM5285725v1, whole genome shotgun sequence encodes these proteins:
- the LOC144096949 gene encoding uncharacterized protein LOC144096949: protein MRVVQALALAVALGSVRCSAGPGSKAKVLLAANDWKGEAVLTQSIRVAADPEKEAVAKRYGAPSRQYASSSEAANFVHPEAALRPAAASGVTYLTEPTGVQGMSTETVSKAEPSAAATGYGGGHGGGHGGGHGGGHGGYGGYFQYARVPGYNTYEFGYRKGNPYHFQERHETRHGPHFRTKQRWGDKHGGYGEHYWEYNHAPKYH, encoded by the exons ATGAGGGTGGTTCAG GCGTTGGCGTTGGCCGTAGCGCTGGGCTCAGTCCGCTGCAGCGCCGGCCCGGGAAGCAAGGCCAAAGTGCTGCTCGCCGCTAACGACTGGAAGGGCGAGGCTGTCCTGACGCAGTCGATACGAGTCGCCGCAGACCCGGAGAAAGAAGCCGTCGCCAAGCGGTACGGGGCGCCCTCCAGGCAATACGCGAGCTCGTCGGAGGCTGCCAACTTCGTCCATCCGGAGGCAGCCCTGCGGCCAGCGGCGGCTTCGGGCGTCACTTACCTGACCGAGCCAACCGGAGTGCAAGGCATGTCCACAGAAACGGTATCCAAGGCGGAGCCTTCAGCAGCGGCGACCGGCTACGGCGGTGGTCACGGTGGCGGTCACGGTGGTGGTCACGGCGGGGGCCATGGAGGCTATGGCGGATACTTCCA GTACGCCCGTGTCCCTGGCTACAACACGTACGAGTTCGGCTACCGCAAGGGCAACCCGTACCACTTCCAGGAGCGGCACGAGACGCGTCACGGGCCCCACTTCCGCACCAAGCAGCGCTGGGGGGACAAGCACGGTGGTTACGGCGAACACTACTGGGAGTACAACCACGCGCCCAAGTACCACTGA